Proteins encoded in a region of the Sphingomonas jaspsi DSM 18422 genome:
- the hmgA gene encoding homogentisate 1,2-dioxygenase → MSNTIEYLTGFGAHAESEAIAGALPKGRNSPQRPAFGLYAEQLSGTAFTAPRHENRRSWLYRMRPTADHRPFVRYEGAAAFVAPLASEPVAPNRLRWDPPADLPADADFVDGMVAMLGNRHPADLTGVAVHLYRASKSMTRRLFVNADAEMLIIPQQGTLHLFTEMGRMDLAPGWIGVVPRGVRFKVDVDGDCRGYLAENFGALFRLPELGPIGANGLANPRDFETSVAAFEDANGEHEVIQKYLGHLWTTTLDHSPLDVVAWHGNLAPYRYELARFNTIGTVSFDHPDPSIFTVLTSPSETPGRANADFVIFPPRWMVGEDTFRPPWFHRNVMSEAMGLIHGAYDAKEGGFSPGGLSLHNLMSGHGPDVDAWKKASEADLKPVKIDNTMAFMVESCWPYVPTRFALDRAQPDYDACWADFPKAELPK, encoded by the coding sequence ATGTCGAACACGATCGAATATCTGACCGGATTTGGCGCCCATGCCGAGAGCGAGGCAATTGCCGGCGCCCTGCCCAAGGGCCGCAACAGCCCGCAGCGCCCTGCCTTCGGCCTTTATGCCGAGCAGCTCAGCGGCACCGCCTTTACCGCTCCCCGCCACGAAAACCGCCGCAGCTGGCTTTACCGGATGCGTCCGACCGCCGACCATCGACCGTTCGTTCGTTATGAGGGCGCCGCAGCGTTCGTCGCACCGCTGGCTAGCGAACCGGTCGCGCCCAACCGGCTGCGCTGGGATCCGCCTGCCGACCTGCCCGCCGATGCCGATTTCGTCGACGGCATGGTGGCGATGCTGGGCAACCGTCACCCGGCCGACCTGACCGGTGTGGCGGTCCATCTCTACCGCGCATCCAAGTCGATGACCCGGCGGCTGTTCGTGAACGCCGATGCGGAAATGCTCATCATCCCGCAGCAGGGGACGCTTCACCTGTTTACGGAAATGGGCAGGATGGATTTGGCACCGGGCTGGATCGGCGTGGTGCCGCGCGGCGTGCGATTCAAGGTCGACGTGGACGGCGACTGTCGCGGCTATCTGGCCGAAAATTTCGGCGCGCTTTTCCGCCTGCCCGAACTGGGACCGATCGGCGCCAACGGGCTCGCCAACCCGCGCGATTTCGAAACGTCGGTCGCTGCGTTCGAAGATGCCAATGGCGAGCATGAGGTGATCCAGAAATATCTGGGTCACCTGTGGACCACGACGCTCGACCATAGCCCGCTCGACGTGGTTGCATGGCACGGCAACCTCGCGCCCTATCGCTACGAACTGGCGCGCTTCAACACCATCGGCACGGTCAGCTTCGACCATCCCGACCCCAGCATCTTCACCGTATTGACCAGTCCCAGCGAAACGCCGGGCCGCGCCAATGCCGACTTCGTCATCTTCCCGCCGCGCTGGATGGTGGGCGAGGACACCTTCCGGCCGCCTTGGTTCCACCGCAACGTGATGAGCGAGGCGATGGGCCTCATCCACGGCGCTTATGACGCCAAGGAAGGCGGCTTTTCACCCGGTGGCCTCAGCCTCCACAATCTGATGAGCGGGCATGGTCCCGACGTCGATGCGTGGAAGAAGGCGAGCGAGGCCGATCTGAAACCCGTCAAGATCGACAACACCATGGCGTTCATGGTCGAAAGCTGCTGGCCCTATGTGCCGACGCGCTTCGCCCTCGACCGCGCGCAG
- a CDS encoding DUF2171 domain-containing protein, which yields MSGFEDIKEHMEVIGADGVHVGTVDGIEGDRIKLTKKDSGMGSHEGHHHFISRGLVAGIEGDQVRLSANADVAVTFEEEEQG from the coding sequence ATGAGCGGTTTCGAAGACATCAAGGAACATATGGAAGTTATCGGCGCCGACGGCGTCCATGTCGGCACGGTCGACGGGATCGAAGGCGACCGCATCAAGCTAACCAAGAAGGACAGCGGGATGGGCAGCCATGAAGGCCATCACCACTTTATCTCGCGCGGGCTCGTCGCCGGGATCGAAGGCGACCAAGTGCGTCTGTCGGCCAATGCTGACGTCGCGGTAACCTTTGAGGAAGAAGAACAGGGCTAA
- a CDS encoding thermonuclease family protein produces the protein MLLIGALLYPALMKPRGFLADAPERVGDRFTLCGPGRGHACVIDGDTFKLGSRKIRITGIDAPELSNARCPQEAALGVRARDRLRDLLNQGSFTMTAHRLQRTDAYGRELMAVERHGVDLGQRLIDEGLAHRYLGSKGSWC, from the coding sequence TTGCTGCTGATCGGCGCCTTGCTCTACCCGGCATTGATGAAGCCGCGCGGGTTCCTCGCCGATGCCCCGGAAAGGGTCGGCGACCGCTTCACGCTGTGCGGGCCGGGGCGCGGTCACGCCTGCGTCATCGACGGCGACACGTTCAAGCTGGGCAGCCGTAAGATACGCATTACCGGGATTGACGCGCCCGAATTGTCCAATGCGCGCTGTCCGCAGGAAGCGGCGCTCGGCGTTCGCGCCCGCGACCGGCTGCGCGACCTTCTCAACCAAGGCAGCTTCACCATGACCGCCCACCGGCTGCAGCGCACCGATGCCTATGGCCGCGAACTGATGGCGGTCGAACGCCACGGCGTCGACCTCGGCCAGCGCCTGATCGACGAAGGACTGGCGCATCGTTATCTTGGTTCGAAAGGGAGCTGGTGCTGA